Proteins encoded together in one Triticum dicoccoides isolate Atlit2015 ecotype Zavitan chromosome 7B, WEW_v2.0, whole genome shotgun sequence window:
- the LOC119341143 gene encoding peroxidase 3-like, which yields MAAAKLVLAMLVVAVGVAAGEGGGKLRQGYYEQSCPRAEQIVKHYVERHVPHAPSVAATLIRTHFHDCFVRGCDASVLLNATTGGGEAEKDATPNLTLRGFAFLDRVKALVEQECPGVVSCADILALASRDAVGVIGGPFWRVPTGRRDGRVSIKQEALDQIPAPTMNFTDLLTSFRAKGLDVADLVWLSGAHTIGISHCNSFTERLYNFTGRGGPGDADPSLDAEYAANLRRTKCTTPTDNTTIVEMDPGSFLTFDTSYYRGLLKRRGLFQSDAALITDAAARADVESVAKGPSEVFFQVFARSMMRMGMIEVKTGGEGEIRQHCAVVNS from the exons ATGGCGGCGGCGAAGTTGGTGTTGGCGATGCTCGTGGTGGCGGTTGGCGTCGCGGCGGGGGAGGGCGGCGGGAAGCTCCGGCAGGGGTACTACGAGCAGAGCTGCCCGCGGGCGGAGCAGATCGTGAAGCACTACGTGGAGCGGCACGTCCCGCACGCGCCCTCCGTCGCCGCCACCCTCATCCGCACCCacttccacgactgcttcgtcaGG GGATGCGACGCGTCGGTGCTGCTGAACGCGACGACCGGCGGCGGGGAGGCCGAGAAGGACGCGACGCCCAACCTGACGCTGCGCGGCTTCGCCTTCCTGGACCGCGTCAAGGCGCTGGTCGAGCAGGAGTGCCCCGGcgtcgtctcctgcgccgacatccTCGCGCTCGCGTCCCGCGACGCCGTCGGCGTCATC GGCGGGCCGTTCTGGCGCGTGCCGACGGGGCGGCGCGACGGCAGGGTGTCGATCAAGCAGGAGGCGCTGGACCAGATCCCGGCGCCCACCATGAACTTCACCGACCTCCTCACCTCCTTCCGCGCCAAGGGCCTCGACGTCGCCGACCTCGTCTGGCTCTCAG GGGCACACACCATCGGCATCTCGCACTGCAACTCCTTCACCGAGCGGCTATACAACTTCACCGGCCGCGGAGGACCCGGGGACGCCGACCCATCTCTTGATGCGGAGTATGCTGCCAACCTCCGCCGGACCAAGTGCACCACACCCACGGACAACACCACCATCGTGGAGATGGACCCTGGGAGCTTCCTCACCTTTGACACTAGCTACTACCGCGGCCTCCTCAAGCGCCGGGGACTCTTCCAGTCCGACGCTGCGCTCATCACCGACGCAGCGGCGAGGGCCGACGTCGAGAGCGTGGCCAAGGGTCCCTCGGAGGTGTTCTTCCAGGTGTTCGCACGGTCCATGATGAGGATGGGCATGATAGAAGTGAAGACCGGTGGCGAGGGGGAGATCAGACAGCATTGTGCCGTTGTCAACAGCTAG